The following proteins come from a genomic window of Paenibacillus sp. CAA11:
- a CDS encoding GntT/GntP/DsdX family permease → MQSLFGLSHQTTLLIWTLFTIAFLIILISKYKWNPFVTLLISALMLGLLAGMKPADAISSVTGGLGGTLGTIAIVIGLGTILGKMMAESGGAERIANTMIEKFGERRVHWAMMIVGFVVGIPVFFEVGVILLIPIVFTVARKTKMSLLQIGIPVLAGLSTVHGLVPPHPAPMIAIDAYNANLGKTLLYSLIIGLPTAILAGPVFGKFIGKRIQVTPPENLAKQFGSKQGEDLPGFGITLLTILMPVILMLIGSVADILDPDATSSFTVFCEFIGHEVIALLISVVFAFFTLGFGRGFSKEQVSKFASECLAPTATIILIIGGGGAFKQVLINSGVGAAIADLATHAHINVILFAWFVAALIRVATGSATVAMTTAAGIVAPVLALTPGANVELVVLATGAGSIVLSHVNDAGFWMVKEFFNMSVPQTLKSWTVMETLLSVVGLVLILVLSAFV, encoded by the coding sequence ATGCAATCCTTATTTGGCCTAAGTCATCAAACGACACTGCTAATTTGGACGCTGTTCACTATTGCCTTTCTAATTATTCTGATCTCCAAATATAAATGGAATCCTTTTGTTACTCTGCTCATCTCGGCACTCATGCTTGGTCTGCTGGCAGGAATGAAACCGGCGGACGCTATCTCTTCCGTAACTGGCGGGCTTGGCGGTACACTTGGAACAATCGCCATCGTTATCGGGCTCGGCACGATCCTGGGTAAGATGATGGCTGAATCAGGCGGCGCGGAGCGAATTGCCAATACGATGATCGAGAAATTTGGAGAACGCCGCGTTCACTGGGCCATGATGATTGTCGGATTTGTGGTAGGTATTCCGGTCTTTTTTGAAGTCGGCGTCATTCTGCTGATTCCAATTGTCTTTACCGTAGCCCGTAAAACCAAAATGTCATTGCTGCAAATTGGGATTCCGGTCTTGGCGGGTCTTTCCACTGTTCACGGACTTGTACCGCCCCATCCGGCTCCAATGATTGCTATCGATGCTTATAATGCTAATTTAGGTAAGACCCTTCTATACTCACTTATCATCGGTCTTCCGACGGCAATCCTTGCCGGTCCTGTCTTCGGCAAGTTTATTGGTAAGCGGATTCAAGTCACACCGCCAGAGAACCTTGCCAAGCAATTCGGGTCCAAACAAGGTGAAGACCTTCCTGGCTTCGGCATCACTTTGCTTACCATTCTGATGCCTGTTATTCTTATGCTGATCGGTTCGGTTGCAGATATCCTCGATCCAGATGCAACTAGCAGCTTTACGGTGTTCTGTGAATTTATCGGCCATGAAGTCATTGCCCTTCTGATTTCTGTAGTCTTCGCCTTCTTCACCCTTGGCTTCGGCCGTGGCTTCAGCAAGGAGCAGGTGTCCAAGTTCGCGAGCGAGTGCTTGGCGCCAACCGCTACAATTATTCTGATCATCGGAGGCGGCGGTGCGTTCAAGCAGGTGCTGATTAACAGCGGCGTCGGCGCAGCTATTGCCGACTTAGCAACCCATGCGCATATCAATGTCATTCTGTTTGCCTGGTTCGTAGCTGCTCTGATCCGTGTAGCTACCGGCTCCGCAACCGTAGCTATGACTACAGCGGCTGGCATCGTAGCTCCTGTACTCGCCCTAACCCCTGGAGCTAATGTCGAGTTGGTTGTGCTGGCAACAGGTGCAGGCTCGATCGTATTGTCCCATGTAAATGATGCAGGCTTCTGGATGGTTAAGGAGTTCTTTAACATGTCCGTACCTCAGACACTCAAATCCTGGACCGTCATGGAGACCCTCTTGTCCGTCGTTGGATTGGTGCTGATTCTTGTCCTAAGTGCATTTGTTTAA